One Prinia subflava isolate CZ2003 ecotype Zambia chromosome 9, Cam_Psub_1.2, whole genome shotgun sequence DNA segment encodes these proteins:
- the CRTAC1 gene encoding cartilage acidic protein 1 isoform X1 — translation MRSRRRGGAGRPPWPVSMMLALCLLSLAWLSEGSQRSEPMFAAVTQRLLPPDYDSNPTQLNYGVAVTDLDGDGDFEIVVAGYNGPNLVLKYDKAQGRLVNVAEDVRGSPYYALRDRQGHAIGVTACDIDGDGREEIYFLNTNNAFSGMATYTDKLFKLRNGRWEDILSDEVNRNVASRFAGRSVACVDRTGSGRYSIYIANYASGNVGPHALIEMDVAASDPARGVVVLVDVAAQAGVSKYTGGRGVAVGPILSDSASDIFCGNENSPNFLFHNRGDGTYRDVAAAVGLDDPYQHGRGVALADFNRDGRVDIVYGNWNGPHRLYLQSGAPGRVRFRDIATPKFSMPSPVRTVIAADFDNDQELEVFFNNIAYRGPSANRLFRLIHREHSDPIVEELNAGDALEPEGRGTGGAVTDFDGDGMLDLILSHGESMAQPISIFKGTQGTSNNWLRVIPRTRFGAFARGAKVVLFTRRSGAHLRIIDGGSGYLCEMEPVAHFGLGRDEASSLEVTWPDGRVVSRAVASSETNSVLEIPYPLDVEEPLMPAPLECGQGFSQHENGRCVDTNECTEFPFICPRDKPICINTYGGYRCRSNRRCGRGFEPSEDGTACVDIDECAQGLHNCSQLCINSPGAHTCLCHPGFRPLDPAASRCLDIDECQAQPAPCEHICHNSHGSFHCHCHHGFSLGAGGRCQRN, via the exons ATGCGCTCCCGCCGCCGTGGGGGCGCCGGGCGGCCCCCCTGGCCC GTGTCCATGATGCTGGCATTgtgcctgctgtccctggcctggctcagcgAGGGCTCCCAGCGCAGCGAGCCCATGTTTGCAGCCGTCACCCAACGCCTTCTCCCGCCCGACTACGACAGCAATCCCACACAGCTCAACTATGGCGTGGCTGTCACCGACCTGGATGGCGATGGTGACTTCGAGATTGTGGTGGCAGG GTACAATGGCCCCAACCTGGTGCTCAAGTATGACAAGGCCCAGGGGCGGCTGGTGAACGTGGCAGAGGACGTGCGGGGCTCCCCGTACTACGCCCTGCGGGACCGGCAGGGCCACGCCATCGGTGTGACAGCCTGTGACATCGACGGCGATGGCCGCGAGGAGATCTACTTCCTCAACACCAACAACGCCTTCTCTG GCATGGCCACCTACACAGACAAGCTCTTCAAGCTCCGCAATGGGCGTTGGGAGGACATCCTGAGTGACGAGGTGAACAGGAACGTGGCCAGCCGCTTTGCCGGGCGCTCGGTTGCCTGCGTGGACCGGACG GGCTCCGGCAGGTACTCCATCTACATCGCCAACTATGCCAGCGGCAACGTGGGCCCCCACGCCCTGATTGAGATGGATGTGGCTGCCAGTGACCCTGCCCGCGGTGTCGTGGTGCTGGTGGATGTGGCCGCCCAGGCTGGCGTCAGCAAGTACACAG GGGGCCGTGGGGTGGCCGTGGGCCCCATCCTGAGTGACAGTGCCTCTGACATATTCTGCGGTAATGAGAACAGCCCAAATTTCCTCTTCCACAACCGGGGGGACGGCACGTACAGGGatgtggcagctgctgtgg ggctggatgaCCCCTACCAGCACGGACGCGGTGTGGCGCTGGCCGACTTCAACCGCGACGGCAGAGTGGACATCGTCTATGGCAACTGGAACGGGCCCCACCGCCTCTACCTGCAGAGCGGAGCCCCTGGGCGAGTCCGATTCCGG GACATCGCCACCCCCAAGTTCTCCATGCCGTCCCCTGTCCGCACCGTCATCGCAGCTGACTTCGACAATGACCAGGAGCTGGAGGTTTTCTTCAACAACATCGCGTACCGTGGCCCCTCCGCCAACCGCCTCTTCCG GCTCATCCACAGAGAACACTCAGACCCCATTGTGGAAGAGCTGAATGCAGGGGATGCACTGGAGCCCGAGGGACGGGGCACAG GAGGTGCAGTGACAGATTTTGATGGCGATGGGATGCTGGACCTCATCCTATCCCATGGCGAGTCCATGGCACAGCCAATCTCCATCTTCAAGGGCACCCAG GGCACCAGCAACAACTGGCTGCGTGTCATCCCCCGTACGCGCTTCGGGGCCTTTGCACGGGGAGCCAAGGTAGTGCTGTTCACGCGGCGCAGCGGGGCCCACCTGCGCATCATTGACGGTGGCTCCGGGTACCTCTGCGAGATGGAGCCTGTGGCACACTTTGGACTGG GCCGTGACGAAGCCAGCAGCCTGGAGGTGACTTGGCCAGATGGCCGCGTGGTGTCACGAGCTGTGGCGAGCAGCGAGACCAACTCTGTCCTGGAGATCCCCTACCCTCTGGATGTGGAGGAGCCACTCATGCCTGCCCCACTGGAG TGCGGGCAGGGATTCTCCCAGCACGAGAATGGACGCTGTGTAG ACACAAATGAGTGCACTGAGTTCCCCTTCATCTGTCCCCGGGACAAGCCCATCTGCATCAACACCTATGGCGGGTACCGCTGTCGCAGCAACAGGCGCTGTGGCCGGGGCTTTGAGCCAAGCGAGGATGGCACAGCTTGCGTGG ACATCGACGAGTGTGCTCAGGGCTTGCACaactgcagccagctctgcatcAACAGCCCTGGGGCACACACCTGCCTCTGCCACCCAGGCTTCCGACCCCTTGATCCGGCTGCCAGCCGGTGCCTGG ACATAGACgagtgccaggcacagcctgcccccTGTGAACATATCTGCCACAACAGCCATGGCTCCttccactgccactgtcaccacGGCTTCTCCCTGGGTGCTGGTGGACGCTGCCAGCGCAATTAg
- the CRTAC1 gene encoding cartilage acidic protein 1 isoform X2 has product MMLALCLLSLAWLSEGSQRSEPMFAAVTQRLLPPDYDSNPTQLNYGVAVTDLDGDGDFEIVVAGYNGPNLVLKYDKAQGRLVNVAEDVRGSPYYALRDRQGHAIGVTACDIDGDGREEIYFLNTNNAFSGMATYTDKLFKLRNGRWEDILSDEVNRNVASRFAGRSVACVDRTGSGRYSIYIANYASGNVGPHALIEMDVAASDPARGVVVLVDVAAQAGVSKYTGGRGVAVGPILSDSASDIFCGNENSPNFLFHNRGDGTYRDVAAAVGLDDPYQHGRGVALADFNRDGRVDIVYGNWNGPHRLYLQSGAPGRVRFRDIATPKFSMPSPVRTVIAADFDNDQELEVFFNNIAYRGPSANRLFRLIHREHSDPIVEELNAGDALEPEGRGTGGAVTDFDGDGMLDLILSHGESMAQPISIFKGTQGTSNNWLRVIPRTRFGAFARGAKVVLFTRRSGAHLRIIDGGSGYLCEMEPVAHFGLGRDEASSLEVTWPDGRVVSRAVASSETNSVLEIPYPLDVEEPLMPAPLECGQGFSQHENGRCVDTNECTEFPFICPRDKPICINTYGGYRCRSNRRCGRGFEPSEDGTACVDIDECAQGLHNCSQLCINSPGAHTCLCHPGFRPLDPAASRCLDIDECQAQPAPCEHICHNSHGSFHCHCHHGFSLGAGGRCQRN; this is encoded by the exons ATGATGCTGGCATTgtgcctgctgtccctggcctggctcagcgAGGGCTCCCAGCGCAGCGAGCCCATGTTTGCAGCCGTCACCCAACGCCTTCTCCCGCCCGACTACGACAGCAATCCCACACAGCTCAACTATGGCGTGGCTGTCACCGACCTGGATGGCGATGGTGACTTCGAGATTGTGGTGGCAGG GTACAATGGCCCCAACCTGGTGCTCAAGTATGACAAGGCCCAGGGGCGGCTGGTGAACGTGGCAGAGGACGTGCGGGGCTCCCCGTACTACGCCCTGCGGGACCGGCAGGGCCACGCCATCGGTGTGACAGCCTGTGACATCGACGGCGATGGCCGCGAGGAGATCTACTTCCTCAACACCAACAACGCCTTCTCTG GCATGGCCACCTACACAGACAAGCTCTTCAAGCTCCGCAATGGGCGTTGGGAGGACATCCTGAGTGACGAGGTGAACAGGAACGTGGCCAGCCGCTTTGCCGGGCGCTCGGTTGCCTGCGTGGACCGGACG GGCTCCGGCAGGTACTCCATCTACATCGCCAACTATGCCAGCGGCAACGTGGGCCCCCACGCCCTGATTGAGATGGATGTGGCTGCCAGTGACCCTGCCCGCGGTGTCGTGGTGCTGGTGGATGTGGCCGCCCAGGCTGGCGTCAGCAAGTACACAG GGGGCCGTGGGGTGGCCGTGGGCCCCATCCTGAGTGACAGTGCCTCTGACATATTCTGCGGTAATGAGAACAGCCCAAATTTCCTCTTCCACAACCGGGGGGACGGCACGTACAGGGatgtggcagctgctgtgg ggctggatgaCCCCTACCAGCACGGACGCGGTGTGGCGCTGGCCGACTTCAACCGCGACGGCAGAGTGGACATCGTCTATGGCAACTGGAACGGGCCCCACCGCCTCTACCTGCAGAGCGGAGCCCCTGGGCGAGTCCGATTCCGG GACATCGCCACCCCCAAGTTCTCCATGCCGTCCCCTGTCCGCACCGTCATCGCAGCTGACTTCGACAATGACCAGGAGCTGGAGGTTTTCTTCAACAACATCGCGTACCGTGGCCCCTCCGCCAACCGCCTCTTCCG GCTCATCCACAGAGAACACTCAGACCCCATTGTGGAAGAGCTGAATGCAGGGGATGCACTGGAGCCCGAGGGACGGGGCACAG GAGGTGCAGTGACAGATTTTGATGGCGATGGGATGCTGGACCTCATCCTATCCCATGGCGAGTCCATGGCACAGCCAATCTCCATCTTCAAGGGCACCCAG GGCACCAGCAACAACTGGCTGCGTGTCATCCCCCGTACGCGCTTCGGGGCCTTTGCACGGGGAGCCAAGGTAGTGCTGTTCACGCGGCGCAGCGGGGCCCACCTGCGCATCATTGACGGTGGCTCCGGGTACCTCTGCGAGATGGAGCCTGTGGCACACTTTGGACTGG GCCGTGACGAAGCCAGCAGCCTGGAGGTGACTTGGCCAGATGGCCGCGTGGTGTCACGAGCTGTGGCGAGCAGCGAGACCAACTCTGTCCTGGAGATCCCCTACCCTCTGGATGTGGAGGAGCCACTCATGCCTGCCCCACTGGAG TGCGGGCAGGGATTCTCCCAGCACGAGAATGGACGCTGTGTAG ACACAAATGAGTGCACTGAGTTCCCCTTCATCTGTCCCCGGGACAAGCCCATCTGCATCAACACCTATGGCGGGTACCGCTGTCGCAGCAACAGGCGCTGTGGCCGGGGCTTTGAGCCAAGCGAGGATGGCACAGCTTGCGTGG ACATCGACGAGTGTGCTCAGGGCTTGCACaactgcagccagctctgcatcAACAGCCCTGGGGCACACACCTGCCTCTGCCACCCAGGCTTCCGACCCCTTGATCCGGCTGCCAGCCGGTGCCTGG ACATAGACgagtgccaggcacagcctgcccccTGTGAACATATCTGCCACAACAGCCATGGCTCCttccactgccactgtcaccacGGCTTCTCCCTGGGTGCTGGTGGACGCTGCCAGCGCAATTAg
- the CRTAC1 gene encoding cartilage acidic protein 1 isoform X3 — protein sequence MRSRRRGGAGRPPWPVSMMLALCLLSLAWLSEGSQRSEPMFAAVTQRLLPPDYDSNPTQLNYGVAVTDLDGDGDFEIVVAGYNGPNLVLKYDKAQGRLVNVAEDVRGSPYYALRDRQGHAIGVTACDIDGDGREEIYFLNTNNAFSGMATYTDKLFKLRNGRWEDILSDEVNRNVASRFAGRSVACVDRTGSGRYSIYIANYASGNVGPHALIEMDVAASDPARGVVVLVDVAAQAGVSKYTGGRGVAVGPILSDSASDIFCGNENSPNFLFHNRGDGTYRDVAAAVGLDDPYQHGRGVALADFNRDGRVDIVYGNWNGPHRLYLQSGAPGRVRFRDIATPKFSMPSPVRTVIAADFDNDQELEVFFNNIAYRGPSANRLFRLIHREHSDPIVEELNAGDALEPEGRGTGGAVTDFDGDGMLDLILSHGESMAQPISIFKGTQGTSNNWLRVIPRTRFGAFARGAKVVLFTRRSGAHLRIIDGGSGYLCEMEPVAHFGLGRDEASSLEVTWPDGRVVSRAVASSETNSVLEIPYPLDVEEPLMPAPLECGQGFSQHENGRCVDTNECTEFPFICPRDKPICINTYGGYRCRSNRRCGRGFEPSEDGTACVAQVAFFGGYPSAGSWPCLPHSALLPLVLGLCLCLYAL from the exons ATGCGCTCCCGCCGCCGTGGGGGCGCCGGGCGGCCCCCCTGGCCC GTGTCCATGATGCTGGCATTgtgcctgctgtccctggcctggctcagcgAGGGCTCCCAGCGCAGCGAGCCCATGTTTGCAGCCGTCACCCAACGCCTTCTCCCGCCCGACTACGACAGCAATCCCACACAGCTCAACTATGGCGTGGCTGTCACCGACCTGGATGGCGATGGTGACTTCGAGATTGTGGTGGCAGG GTACAATGGCCCCAACCTGGTGCTCAAGTATGACAAGGCCCAGGGGCGGCTGGTGAACGTGGCAGAGGACGTGCGGGGCTCCCCGTACTACGCCCTGCGGGACCGGCAGGGCCACGCCATCGGTGTGACAGCCTGTGACATCGACGGCGATGGCCGCGAGGAGATCTACTTCCTCAACACCAACAACGCCTTCTCTG GCATGGCCACCTACACAGACAAGCTCTTCAAGCTCCGCAATGGGCGTTGGGAGGACATCCTGAGTGACGAGGTGAACAGGAACGTGGCCAGCCGCTTTGCCGGGCGCTCGGTTGCCTGCGTGGACCGGACG GGCTCCGGCAGGTACTCCATCTACATCGCCAACTATGCCAGCGGCAACGTGGGCCCCCACGCCCTGATTGAGATGGATGTGGCTGCCAGTGACCCTGCCCGCGGTGTCGTGGTGCTGGTGGATGTGGCCGCCCAGGCTGGCGTCAGCAAGTACACAG GGGGCCGTGGGGTGGCCGTGGGCCCCATCCTGAGTGACAGTGCCTCTGACATATTCTGCGGTAATGAGAACAGCCCAAATTTCCTCTTCCACAACCGGGGGGACGGCACGTACAGGGatgtggcagctgctgtgg ggctggatgaCCCCTACCAGCACGGACGCGGTGTGGCGCTGGCCGACTTCAACCGCGACGGCAGAGTGGACATCGTCTATGGCAACTGGAACGGGCCCCACCGCCTCTACCTGCAGAGCGGAGCCCCTGGGCGAGTCCGATTCCGG GACATCGCCACCCCCAAGTTCTCCATGCCGTCCCCTGTCCGCACCGTCATCGCAGCTGACTTCGACAATGACCAGGAGCTGGAGGTTTTCTTCAACAACATCGCGTACCGTGGCCCCTCCGCCAACCGCCTCTTCCG GCTCATCCACAGAGAACACTCAGACCCCATTGTGGAAGAGCTGAATGCAGGGGATGCACTGGAGCCCGAGGGACGGGGCACAG GAGGTGCAGTGACAGATTTTGATGGCGATGGGATGCTGGACCTCATCCTATCCCATGGCGAGTCCATGGCACAGCCAATCTCCATCTTCAAGGGCACCCAG GGCACCAGCAACAACTGGCTGCGTGTCATCCCCCGTACGCGCTTCGGGGCCTTTGCACGGGGAGCCAAGGTAGTGCTGTTCACGCGGCGCAGCGGGGCCCACCTGCGCATCATTGACGGTGGCTCCGGGTACCTCTGCGAGATGGAGCCTGTGGCACACTTTGGACTGG GCCGTGACGAAGCCAGCAGCCTGGAGGTGACTTGGCCAGATGGCCGCGTGGTGTCACGAGCTGTGGCGAGCAGCGAGACCAACTCTGTCCTGGAGATCCCCTACCCTCTGGATGTGGAGGAGCCACTCATGCCTGCCCCACTGGAG TGCGGGCAGGGATTCTCCCAGCACGAGAATGGACGCTGTGTAG ACACAAATGAGTGCACTGAGTTCCCCTTCATCTGTCCCCGGGACAAGCCCATCTGCATCAACACCTATGGCGGGTACCGCTGTCGCAGCAACAGGCGCTGTGGCCGGGGCTTTGAGCCAAGCGAGGATGGCACAGCTTGCGTGG CTCAAGTGGCCTTTTTTGGGGGATAtccctctgctgggagctggccTTGTCTCCCCCACAGTGCCCTCCTCCCTCTAGTCCTCGGACTCTGCCTTTGTCTCTATGCACTTTAA
- the GOLGA7B gene encoding golgin subfamily A member 7B isoform X2 — protein MATEVHSLQELRRSASLATKVFVQRDYSDGTTCQFQTKFPPELESRIERQLFEETVKTLNGFYAEAEKIGGSSYLEGCLACATAYFIFLCMETHYEKVLKKISKYIQDQNEKIYAPRGLLLTDPLERGMRVIEISIYEDRCSSGSSSSGSSSSSSGGGGGGAGGR, from the exons ATGGCCACGGAG gtgcacagcctgcaggagctgcgGCGCAGCGCGTCCCTGGCCACGAAGGTCTTTGTGCAGCGGGATTACAGTGACGGGACCACATGCCAGTTCCAGACAAAGTTTCCCCCTGAGCTGGAGAGCCGG ATTGAGCGGCAACTTTTTGAGGAAACCGTGAAAACCCTAAACGGCTTCTATGCTGAGGCGGAGAAGATTGGGGGCAGCTCATACCTCGAGGGGTGCCTGGCCTGTGCCACTGCctatttcatctttctctgCATGGAGACACATTATGAGAAG GTCCTGAAGAAGATCTCTAAGTACATCCAGGACCAGAATGAGAAGATCTATGCGCCACgggggctgctgctcactgACCCCCTGGAGCGTGGTATGAGGGTC ATCGAGATCTCCATCTACGAGGACCGGTGCAGCAGcggcagctccagcagtggcagctccagcagcagcagcggtggtggcggcggcggggcgggggggcggTGA